A genomic stretch from Ictalurus punctatus breed USDA103 chromosome 2, Coco_2.0, whole genome shotgun sequence includes:
- the LOC108275421 gene encoding trace amine-associated receptor 13c-like, which yields MPEALNSSLPEEVDLKTYCFPDSNVSCVKASYNIASKTVLYFILVFAMTITILGNSVVIISIAHFKQLHTPTNILVMSLALVDLLLGLTVMPFSMIRSVDGCWYYGEEFCFIHSSFDMCLTTASIFHLISIATDRYEAVCHPLQYPSRVTIPVAWLMVALSWTAAAVYSYGLLCSKANVEKLDEYIASISCLGYCGLLFNALWAALDACICFFLPCSVMFCLYAQIFFISKKHARKIEGVKPGRNDMNLTKFSQRVKHENKAAKTLGIVVGAFICCWMPFFVTSLLDPYINFATPLIIFDVFVWLGYINSALNPIIYGLFYPWFRKTLHLIVTLKIFAPHSSDIKVYAA from the coding sequence ATGCCAGAAGCTCTAAATTCATCTTTACCGGAAGAAGTAGATTTGAAAACATACTGTTTTCCTGACTCAAACGTCTCTTGTGTGAAAGCTTCTTACAACATAGCGTCTAAAACggtgttatattttatactgGTGTTTGCGATGACTATTACAATTCTAGGGAACTCTGTTGTCATTATTTCTATAGCTCATTTTAAACAACTGCACACACCTACAAACATTTTGGTGATGTCTTTAGCACTGGTGGATCTGCTTCTGGGACTCACAGTCATGCCATTCAGCATGATTAGATCTGTGGATGGCTGTTGGTACTACGGTGAAGAATTCTGTTTTATACACTCTAGTTTTGACATGTGCCTCACAACTGCATCAATCTTCCATCTGATTTCTATAGCTACAGATCGATATGAAGCTGTGTGCCATCCACTTCAGTACCCTTCAAGAGTAACTATACCTGTTGCATGGCTTATGGTCGCTTTAAGTTGGACTGCAGCTGCAGTGTATTCTTATGGTCTCCTGTGTTCAAAAGCAAACGTGGAAAAATTAGATGAATACATTGCATCTATAAGTTGCCTGGGATATTGTGGCCTTTTGTTCAATGCACTATGGGCAGCATTGGATGCGTGTATATGTTTCTTTTTACCATGTTCTGTTATGTTTTGTCTGTATGcacaaatatttttcatttccaagAAACACGCAAGAAAAATTGAAGGTGTGAAGCCAGGCAGAAATGATATGAACTTAACCAAGTTTTCACAAAGAGTGAAACATGAGAACAAAGCAGCAAAAACTCTTGGTATTGTTGTAGGAGCCTTCATTTGTTGCTGGATGCCATTTTTTGTCACCTCGCTACTTGATCCTTATATTAATTTTGCCACTCCACTAATTATTTTTGATGTGTTTGTCTGGTTGGGTTATATTAATTCAGCTTTAAACCCCATCATATATGGGCTTTTCTATCCATGGttcaggaaaacactgcatcTCATTGTTACACTAAAAATATTTGCCCCTCACTCATCTGATATAAAGGTTTATGCAGCATAA
- the LOC108275418 gene encoding trace amine-associated receptor 13c-like has protein sequence MPEALNSSLLEEVDLKTYCFPDSNVSCVKASYNVASKTVLYFILVFAMTITILGNSVVIISIAHFKQLHTPTNILVMSLALVDLLLGLTVMPFSMIRSVDGCWYYGEEFCFLHSSFDMCLTGASIFHLISIAIDRYQAVSYPLQYPSRVTIPVAWFMAVTSWTASVVYSYTLLCSKANVEKLDEYIASISCLGYCGLLFNALWAALDACICFFLPCSVMFCLYAQIFFISKKHARKIEGVKPGRNDMNLTKFSQRVKHENKAAKTLGIVVGAFICCWMPFFVTSLLDPFINFATPLVLYDVFIWLGYINSTLNPIIYGLFYPWFRKTLHLIVTLKIFCSHSSDMKLYAS, from the coding sequence ATGCCAGAAGCTCTAAATTCATCTTTACTGGAAGAAGTAGATTTGAAAACATACTGTTTTCCTGACTCAAACGTCTCTTGTGTGAAAGCTTCTTACAACGTAGCGTCTAAAACggtgttatattttatactgGTGTTTGCGATGACTATTACAATTCTAGGGAACTCTGTTGTCATTATTTCTATAGCTCATTTTAAACAACTGCACACACCTACAAACATTTTGGTGATGTCTTTAGCACTGGTGGATCTGCTTCTGGGACTCACAGTCATGCCATTCAGCATGATTAGATCTGTGGATGGCTGCTGGTACTACGGTGAAGAATTCTGTTTTTTACACTCTAGTTTTGACATGTGTCTCACTGGAGCGTCTATTTTCCATCTAATTTCTATCGCAATTGATCGATATCAAGCTGTGAGCTATCCACTTCAGTACCCTTCAAGAGTAACTATACCTGTTGCATGGTTTATGGCAGTTACGAGTTGGACTGCATCTGTAGTGTACTCCTACACGCTCCTGTGTTCAAAAGCAAACGTGGAAAAATTAGATGAATACATTGCATCTATAAGTTGCCTGGGATATTGTGGCCTTTTGTTCAATGCACTATGGGCAGCATTGGATGCATGTATATGTTTCTTTTTACCATGTTCTGTTATGTTTTGTCTGTATGcacaaatatttttcatttccaagAAACACGCAAGAAAAATTGAAGGTGTGAAGCCAGGCAGAAATGATATGAACTTAACCAAGTTTTCACAAAGAGTGAAACATGAGAACAAAGCAGCAAAAACTCTTGGTATTGTTGTAGGAGCCTTCATTTGTTGCTGGATGCCATTTTTTGTCACCTCGCTACTTGATCCTTTTATTAACTTCGCCACCCCTTTAGTTCTTTATGATGTCTTCATCTGGTTGGGTTATATTAACTCAACTTTAAACCCCATCATATATGGCCTTTTCTATCCATGGttcaggaaaacactgcatcTCATTGTTAcactaaaaatattttgttctcATTCATCTGATATGAAACTGTATGCATCATGA
- the LOC108275411 gene encoding trace amine-associated receptor 13c-like: protein MPDAPNSSLLEEAHLEEYCYPDSNVSCLKMSYHMTTKTVLYFILVFAMTITIIGNFFVIISIAHFKQLQTPTNILVMSLALVDLLLGITVMPFSMIRSVDGCWYYSKEFCFLHSSFDMCLTGASIFHLISIAIDRYQAVCYPLQYPTRVTKPVAWFMVAVSWTVAVVYSYSLLLTKASVDNGFADCLGSCSLFLNELWAILSIVTGFILPCCVMIGLYAKIFFISKKHARKIEGVKQGRTDMALTKFSQRVKHENKAAKTLGIVVGAFNFCWMPFFLTSLLDPFINFATPLLLYDVFVWLGYINSTLNPIIYGFFYPWFRKTLYVIVTLKIFAPHSSDMKVYTS from the coding sequence ATGCCAGACGCTCCAAATTCATCTTTACTAGAAGAAGCACATTTGGAAGAGTACTGTTATCCTGATTCTAATGTCTcttgtttaaaaatgtcttaCCACATGACAACTAAAacagtgttatattttatactgGTGTTTGCAATGACTATTACAATTATAGGGAACTTTTTTGTCATCATATCTATAGCTCATTTTAAACAACTTCAAACACCTACAAACATTTTGGTGATGTCTCTAGCACTGGTGGATCTACTTCTGGGAATCACAGTCATGCCGTTCAGCATGATCAGGTCTGTGGACGGCTGCTGGTACTATAGCAAAGAATTCTGCTTTTTACACTCTAGTTTTGACATGTGCCTCACTGGAGCATCTATTTTCCATCTGATTTCTATCGCAATCGATCGATATCAAGCTGTGTGCTATCCACTTCAGTACCCTACAAGAGTGACTAAACCTGTTGCATGGTTTATGGTAGCTGTGAGTTGGACTGTAGCAGTAGTGTACTCTTACAGTCTCTTGTTAACAAAAGCAAGTGTAGACAATGGATTCGCAGATTGCTTGGGAAGTTGTAGCCTTTTTCTGAATGAATTATGGGCTATTTTGAGTATTGTTACAGGTTTCATTTTACCATGCTGTGTTATGATTGGTCTGTatgctaaaatattttttatttcaaaaaagCATGCAAGAAAAATTGAAGGTGTGAAGCAGGGCAGAACGGACATGGCTTTAACCAAGTTTTCACAAAGAGTGAAACATGAGAACAAAGCAGCAAAAACCCTTGGAATTGTTGTAGGTGCCTTCAATTTTTGCTGGATGCCATTTTTCCTCACCTCTCTACTCGATCCTTTTATTAACTTTGCCACCCCTTTATTACTCTATGATGTCTTTGTCTGGTTGGGTTACATTAATTCCACTTTAAACCCCATCATATATGGCTTTTTCTATCCTTGGTTCAGAAAAACACTGTATGTCATAGTTACACTAAAAATATTTGCTCCTCATTCATCTGACATGAAAGTGTATACATCGTAA
- the LOC108275407 gene encoding trace amine-associated receptor 13c-like, producing MPGSLSYLQEEADFKVYCFPDYNASCLKNPHNVATQTVLYFILVFAMTITIIGNSFVIISIAHFKQLQTPTNILVMSLALVDLLLGITVMPFSMIRSVDGCWYYSKEFCFLHSSFDMCLTGASIFHLISIAIDRYQAVCYPLQYPTRVTKPVAWFMVAVSWTVAVVYSYSLLLTKASVDNEFADCLGSCSLFMNALWAILSIVTGFFLPCSAMIGLYAKIFFISNKHARKIEGVKQGRTDMALTKFSQRVKHENKAVKTLGIVVGAFNFCWLPYFLTSLLDPFINFATPILLYDVFVWLGYINSTLNPIIYGFFYPWFRKTLYLIVTLKIFAPHSSDMKVYTS from the coding sequence ATGCCAGGATCTCTTAGTTACTTACAAGAAGAAGCAGATTTTAAAGTTTACTGTTTTCCTGATTACAATGCCTCTTGTCTCAAAAATCCTCACAATGTGGCAACTCAAACTGTGTTGTATTTTATACTGGTGTTTGCAATGACTATTACAATTATAGGGAACTCTTTTGTCATCATATCTATAGCTCATTTTAAACAACTTCAAACACCTACAAACATTTTGGTGATGTCTCTAGCACTGGTGGATCTACTTCTGGGAATCACAGTCATGCCGTTCAGCATGATCAGGTCTGTGGATGGCTGCTGGTACTACAGCAAAGAATTCTGTTTTTTACACTCTAGTTTTGACATGTGCCTCACTGGAGCATCTATTTTCCATCTGATTTCTATCGCAATCGATCGATATCAAGCTGTCTGCTATCCACTTCAGTACCCTACAAGAGTGACTAAACCTGTTGCATGGTTTATGGTAGCTGTGAGTTGGACTGTAGCAGTAGTGTACTCTTACAGTCTCTTGTTAACAAAAGCAAGCGTAGACAATGAATTTGCAGATTGCTTGGGAAGTTGTAGCCTTTTTATGAATGCACTATGGGCTATTTTGAGTATTGTTACAGGTTTCTTTTTACCATGCTCTGCTATGATTGGTCTGTatgctaaaatattttttatttcaaataagcaTGCAAGAAAAATTGAAGGTGTGAAGCAGGGCAGAACGGACATGGCTTTAACCAAGTTTTCACAAAGAGTGAAACATGAGAACAAAGCAGTAAAAACTCTTGGAATTGTTGTAGGTGCCTTCAATTTTTGCTGGCTGCCATATTTCCTCACCTCTCTACTCGATCCTTTTATTAACTTTGCCACCCCTATATTACTCTATGATGTCTTTGTCTGGTTGGGTTACATTAATTCCACTTTAAACCCCATCATATATGGCTTTTTCTATCCTTGGTTCAGAAAAACACTGTATCTCATTGTTACACTAAAAATATTTGCTCCTCATTCCTCTGACATGAAAGTGTATACATCGTAA